The genomic interval TCTACGGGTGGCGCGGCGCGAGCGCGGGCAACCTCGGCGGGTTCGCGGCCGCGTTCTCGTCCTCCGGAGAGGCCGTGTCGTTCTCCCTCATGACCAGCTGGCGCAACAGCGCCCGCGTCCTCGATGCCGCCGGAGCGGTCCTGGCGCCGTTGGCGGCATCGGCGCCGGTCGCCGTCGAGCCCTTGCGGGCGCGACCGGGCGCGCCCGCCGGCGAGGTCGAGATCGGCTTCGAGTCCGACATCGACGCCGAGGCCGACCGTGTGGCGGAATGGTTCGCCGCCACGCGCGCCGCCCGGGCACAGGCCGGACGGAAGACCACCGGTGCGGTGCTCTTCCGCAGCAAGAAGCACATGGTCCGCTTCGCCGACGCGCTCGGGCGTCGCCGCATCCCGCATCGCATCCTGGGGCTCGGCGGGCTGCTGTCCACACCCGAGGTGGTCGATGTCGTCTCCGCCCTCCGGGTGATCAGCGATCCCCGCGCCGGCTCCGCGCTCATCCGGCTGCTCGCCGGTCCTCGCTGGGCGATCGGGCTCGCGGACCTCCGGGCGCTGGCGGAGCTCGCACGGCGCATCTCGCGGCACGACAGCGCCCTGCAGCCGCTCGCCCCCGAGGTCGTCGAGCGGATGCGCACGTCGGCCGGCGACGAGCAGGGGTCGCTCATCGACGCGCTCGACTTCTTCACCCGGCATCCGCTCGACCACGGCTGGCTCACCGGGTTCACCCCCGCCGCCCGCGAACGCCTGCGCGACGCCGCCGCCGTGTTCGCCGGGCTGCGGCGGCAGGCGACCCTGCCGATCCCCGAGCTCGTGCGCACGATCGAGCTCGAACTGCGGCTCGATATCGAGCTCGCCGCGAACGAGGCGCGCGGGCCGGCACGCACCGCCGGCGATCAGCTGCGTGCGTTCGTGGACGAGCTGCACGGCTTCCTCGCGACCGACGAGCACGGATCGCTGCCGAGCCTGTTGGCGTGGCTCGACCACGCCGAGCGACTCGACGAGTTCGCGCCGCGCACCGAGCCTCCCGAGGACGACGTCGTCCAGCTCCTCACGATCCACGGCTCGAAGGGCCTGGAGTGGGACGCCGTCGCGGTCGTGCGCTTCGTGGCGGACGAACTGCCGACGCGGGCGAAGGACACGCAGGGCTGGCTGGGATTCGGCGTGCTGCCGTACGAGTTCCGCGGCGACGCCCCCTGGCTCCCGGCGCTGCGGTGGCGCGCGGCGGACGCGCCGACCCAGCAGGACCTGAAAGACGCCCTCGCCGAGTTCGTCGCGGCGGGACGCGCCCGGCAGATCGAGGAGGAACGGCGCCTCGCCTATGTCGCGGTCACGCGGGCGCGCGATCACCTGCTGCTCACCGGCTCCAGCTGGTCGGGCACGAAGTCCTCCCGAGCCCCGAGCCCGTTCCTGCGTGAGATCGCCGACGCACTGGAGATCACGCTGGCGGAGCCCGACGACACCGGCGAGAACCCGTACGAGGGGCAGCGCCGCCTGCTGCAGTGGCCGCTCGACCCGCTCGGCAGCCGGCGAGCGATCGTGGAACAGGCGGCGAAGCGCGCCCGTGAGGCAGCGGCCGATCCGCCGGAGCCGACTCCGGAGCTGGCGCTGCTCCTGGCTGAACGCGCCGCACGGGAGAATCCGCCGGCGCCCGACGCGCCGGTGCGCATCCCGGCGTCCCGGTTCAAGGATTACCTGGGCGCCGCGCCCGCGCTGCAGCGGCCGCTGCCGGAGCGGCCGTATCGCCAGACCCGGCTCGGCACCCTGTTCCACGCGTGGGTCGAGCAGCGCGCGGGCGTCGTCGCGGCCGGGGCGACGCTGGACGACGCGCTGTGGGACGACGCCGCCGCGGAGGATGCCGGCAGCGGTGCGGCACCCGAGGCGAGCGAGCTCGCGCAGTTGCAGGAACGCTTCCTCGCGTCGGAGTGGGCACACCTGCAGCCGATCGAGGTCGAGACCGAGATCGATGTCGCGATGCCCGACGCGCTCGGCGACGGCCGCCCTCACGTCATCATCTGCAAGCTCGACGCGGTCTACCGCCGCGGCGACCGCATCGAGATCGTCGACTGGAAGACGGGGCGCGCGCCGCGCACGGCGGCCGAGCGCGATGAGCGGATGCTGCAGCTGCAGCTGTACCGGCAGGCCTACCACGCCAAGCACGGCGTGCCCGTGGACCAGATCGACGTCGTGCTGTTCTACGTCGCCGACGGGCTCATCCTGCGCGGCTGAGGCAGCGCCGGGTCAGGCGTCGCCCCCTCCTGCCGGGCGGCGTCGGGTCAAGCGGTGCCGGTCCAGCGGCGGAGCGCGTTCTGCGCGGCGGTGTCGCGGTCGATCTCGTCCGCCGAGTACGCCGAGACGTCGGCGGATGCCGCGTCGCGCTCGTCGGCGCCGGTCGGCGCGGAGGCCACCGGGGTGCCCTCCCGCGGCGCCGGCGTCGTCGGGTGCGCCGGCGAGAAGTCCGACAGCTCGATCGGGACGGTCTCGATCTGCCCGGACTGCTCCTCCCCGGCCTCCTCCGCGAGGAAGGCGGCGAGGGTATCGGCGTCGAAGCTGTCGGTCTGCATGGAGGTGTCGATGGCGTCACCCGAGCCGGCGGGGACCCGCTCGGTCGCCGCGATCGCGTCGTCGGCGGTGACCTCGTCGCGCGCGCGGACGGGTTCGTCGCGGACGCTCTCGTCGAGCGATTCGAGCAGGGCCACGGCATCCGTCACGACGGTCTCGTCGCCGGTGGCGTGGCCGTGGACGAGCCACTTCGCGAACTCCAGTTCGGCGTGCAGGCGCGCACGCTCGGCGACGAGCGCGTCGGGGGCGCGATGCGAGCGGTGTCCGTACTCGTCGAGCACGTCGGCCTGCGCGGCCGGCGCCGACGCCGTCCAGCGGAGGTCCACCGCGGGGTCGCCGACGCCCAGGCCGCCCCAGCTCAGCAGGCCGGTCACGACGGGCACCCCGTCGGCGTCGTCCTCGAAGACGAAGGATGCCGGGTCGACGCCGCCCAGCACGACGGTGGTCTCGAACCGCCACAGCGGGTCCGAGCCGAGCGCGGTGCTCCAGCGGCGTAGCAGGCCGAAGGGAAGCAGGCCCGTCGCCTCCGCGCGGTCCAGCAGACGCTCCGCCTCGTCGCGCACCTGCGCGGCGGTCTGCATCGGCAGGCCGGCGTCGCGGATCACCGTCACCGGCAGATCGTGGACCGCGGCGATCGCGGCGCCGAGCGCCGTGGCGACGCCGCGGCCGGAGGGCACGTGCGCCGCGTCGACGCGATACCCCGGCAGGAGGGTCTGGACGAGGGTGTGACGTCCGTCGACGGTCGTCTGACCCAGCACGTCGGGTGCGCCGAAGGGCAGCACGCCGCGGACGCCCGCCGTCAGCGAGGCCAGCGCGCGGGCCTCACCGCGCAGGTCGGCGTCGGCGCGGTCGTCCACCGGCACCCGCACGACGACGCGCCGGCCGTCGTCGAGATCGGCGATGGCGCTGTCGTAGCGTCCGGAGGCGCCCTCGGTGAGCGGGCCCACACCCACCACGGCGACGCGGGGCAGGGCGGAGGTCACCGACGCGGCTAGAGTGAGGGGTGAGCGTGCCATGCCCCCAGGGTAGGTGTGCCGCGCCCCGTCCCCGTGTGCGCCACGCCCGGCGAGGAAGGTCCCGGATGACGCCGTCTCCCGATCCGGATGCCGCAGCTTCGGCTCCGCCGCTGGCGCGCGCCGGCATCGACCGTGCCGCCGAGGAGCGCGCCGAGGCGGGGCTCATCGACCGCCTGCGCGGGAATGCGGACACGCGTGTCGTCGCCGTCCACGGCGACCGCGCGCCGCTGACGGCGGACGGCAGCCTGCGCACGGTCGCGGTCGAGGCGATCCGCGACGGCGTGAAGTGGGGCTTTCTCGGACGCGACGAGACCGGCCGCGCGCTCCTCGTCGCCGCGGCGGGGGCGCAGGCCCCGTCGCCGCTGCGCGCCGACCCCGGTGAGGGCGCACCGGGAGCCGCGCCCGACGGGTGGGGCGCGCTGCGCGCGGTCGGCGGGGAGATGCCCGCTGTCGACGCGGGGGTGTTCGTCGAGGCTGTCGCGCTCGGCGGCTGGCTCGTGGCGGCGCCATTCTGCTCGGCGTGCGGTGGGCGCACCGAGGTGCGCAGCGCCGGCTGGTCGCGGCACTGCCCGTCGTGCGGGCGGGAGCACTTCCCCCGCACCGATCCCGCCGTGATCGTCGCGGTCACGACGCCCGACCGGGAGCGGCTGCTGCTCGGCAAGAACGCCCTGTGGGCCGACCGCAACATGTACTCGACGTTCGCGGGATTCGTCGAGGCGGGGGAGTCGCTGGAGGCGACGATCGTGCGCGAGGTGGCGGAGGAGGCCGGCGTCACCGTCAGCGCCGCCGCCTACCGCGGCTCGCAGGCGTGGCCGTACCCGCGTTCGCTGATGCTCGGCTTCCACGCGACCGCCGCCGACCCCGAGGCCGCCCGCGCCGACGGCGAGGAGATCGTCGATGTCCGCTGGTTCACCCGCGCGGAGCTGACCGCCGCGTTCGCCGGTGAGGCGGATTTCGCGTTGCCGGGCACGGCGTCCATCGCGCACCGCCTCATCGCCGATTGGGTGGCGATGCCGGAATGAGCGAGCGGGCGCTCGAGGGACTCGACGAGCAGCAGCGCGAAGCGGCATCCGTCCTCCGGGGACCGGTGTGCGTGCTCGCCGGCGCCGGCACCGGCAAGACGCGCGTCATCACCCGGCGCATCGCGCACGGCGTCGACACCGGCGCCTACTCGCCGGGCCGGGTCATGGCGGTGACGTTCACGGCCAAGGCGGCGGGGGAGATGCGCGGCCGTCTGCGCGCCCTGGGCGTGGAGGGCGTTGCGGCGCGCACGTTCCACGCGACCGCGCTCGCCCAGCTGAACTTCTTCTGGCCGCAGCTGGCGAACGACACCGCGCCGTCGATCATCGACAACAAGGTGCGGGTGCTCGGCCAGGCCGCTGATGCGCTGCGCCTGCGCCTGGACGGCGCGACCCTGCGGGATGTGGCGAGTCGCATCGAGTGGCGCAAAGTCGCGATGCGCACGATCGAGCAGGATGCCGCGGCCCACCCCGAGGGGCTCTCGCAGGCTCTGGACGCGCACGCGCTCGCGGAACTGCAGCACCGGTACGAGAAGCTCAAGGACGAGCGCCGCCAGCTCGACTTCGAGGACGTGCTGCTCGCGTGCGCGGGGATGCTGGAGTCCGAGCCCCGTGTCGCCGCCGCCGTCCACGAGCAGTACCGCCACCTCACGGTGGACGAGTTCCAGGACGTCTCGCCCGTGCAGCATCGGCTGCTGGAACTGTGGCTCGGCGATCGCCGCGATCTGTGTGTCGTCGGCGACGCGAGCCAGACTATCTACTCGTTCGCGGGGGCGGACCCGCACTACCTGCTGGAGTTCGCCGACCGGTACGAGGACGCCACCGTCGTGCGGCTGGAGCGCAACTACCGCTCCGACCCCGCGATCCTCGACGTCGCGAACGCGCTCATGCGAGGGCGTGCGGGTGCACTGGAGCTCCGGTCGGCGCGACGGGCGGGGCCGGTCCCCGTCGTGACGGCGTACGAGGACGACGGCGCCGAGGCCGACGGTGTCGCCGCGGCGATCGCGGCGCAGATCGCGGCGGGCATCGAGCCCGACCGGATCGCGGTGCTGTACCGCGCCAACGCGCAGTCCGCGCCGCTGCTGGCGGCGCTGGCCTCGCGCGGGATCGCCGCGACCGTGCTGGGCGGCAAGCGCTTCTTCGACCTGCCGGAGGTGCGCCAGGCGGTGATGGCGCTGCGGGGCGCCTCGGTGGCGCCCGTCGAGACGACGTTCCTCGCGGCGGTCCGCGACGTGCTGCGCTCCCTCGGCCTCACCGACGACCCGCCGCCGGCCGGTGGAGCGCTGCGCGACGCCTGGGAGGCGCGCGCGGCCGTCCTGCGCCTGGCCGAAGAGGCGCCGGCGGACATGACGCTGCGGCGCTTCACCGACGAACTGCTCGCCCGCGGTCGCGACCAGCACGAGCCTTCGCTGCGGACGGTCACCCTCGCGACGCTCCACGCCGCGAAGGGCCTGGAGTGGGATCACGTGCACCTCGTGGGCCTGGCGGAGGGCCTGCTGCCCATCTCGTACGCGACCGGGTCCGAGGCGATCGACGAGGAACGGCGGCTGACCTACGTGGGCATCACGCGGGCTGCGCGCACGCTGTCGCTGAGCTGGTCGGAGCGATCGGGGGCGCGGCAGCGCCAGCGCTCTCGCTTTCTGCAGGAGATCGGTCCGGGGCCGATCGCGACCGGTGGTCGCCGTCCGCCGGCGGGTCGAGCGGCGGGTCCTCGACGGTCCGGCACAGGCACGCCGGATGCGGGCGATGCGCGTGCCACATCCGCCGGACGTCGTCCGAGCTGATCGTCACGGACACGCCCGCGGCGTCGGCGACGGCGATGCCGCGCAGCATGCGGGCGCCGAGGACCGCCGCCTCGACGAGAAGCGCCGGATCGGTGTGCGTGGGCTCGCGCCCGAGCAGCTGCGCGGCCAGGAGCGGCCACGTCGGGTCGGCGTCGGTGCGGTGCGCGTGCACGCACGCGAGGCAGGCGGTGCGTCCGGGGACGACGAGGGGACCGACGCGCACCCGATCGCCCGCCAGCTCGATCGGCAGGTGCACGATGTCGGCGGCCATCAGCCGGGCAGCACGGCGCGGATCCAGCATCCGCTCGGCGACGACGACCACGGGAAGGCGCGAGGGCGGCGGCGCGCTCTCCCAGCGCGTCAGCGACGCGACGTGGACGCCGGCGGCCCGCCACCCCGCCTCGAGCGCTTCGTGGCCGGCCACGCCGAGACTCTCGGGGACCTCCAGCCGCACGACCGGCGCCGACGCGTCATCGGTGATGAGCGCCCCGCCGATGCGGGCCGCGAACCGCTCGGCGTCGTCGCCGTCGGCGCCCATCGTGCGCGCGAGCGGAACCAGCATCGCATCGGGGATGCCGTCGGTCAGCGCGTCGAGCAGTCGCTCCTGCCAGCCGGTGACATCGTCCACGCGCACCGCCTGATCGGTCCCCAACTGCAGGCTGGAGGGCGTGCGCCACAGGGGCGGGTGCGAGGGGGCCAGTCGGAGCATGCCCCGATCATGCCCGCCTCGCACCCGCGGCGGGCGCGCTGTCCACAGGCCCGTTTCGAGATCCGCCGAATCGGCCGCCTGTGGAGGAGGCGATGATCACCGCGGCGGATCAGCCCGTGTGCCCACGCGTCTTCGCCGAATCCTCACCCCCGCGCCGAACCCTCGCGCTCAGACGCGCCCAGCGGTGAGGGCTCGGTGCACAGGTGAGGGTTCGGCGTCGGGGCCTGCTGCGGCGCGGTGCGTGTTGCGGCGCGGCGGATCAGACCGGGCGAGGATCCTCCGGGGTGCCGGGATTCTCCGGTGAGCCCGGATCCTCCGGGGCGGCCGGGGTATTCGTAGCACCCGGACCCGCGGCATCCGCCGGGTCCTGCGCGGCCTGGGCCAGCAACTCGTCCAGCGCCTCATCGAACGCGTCGCGCGCGGGCTCCTCGCCGCGGGCGCGCGCCTGCAGCCGAGCGATCAGCGCCTGCGGGTCGTCGATGTCCTCGGCCGCCGGCATGAGGTCGGGGTAGTCCCAGAGGCTGTCGCGGGCCTCGATGCCCACGGCGTCGGTCACCGCGCGCCACATGGCGGCCGCCTCGCGCAGGCGCCGCGGGCGCAGCTCGAGCCCGACGAGCGACGCCATCGCCTGCTCGGCGGGGCCGCCCACGGCGCGGCGCCGCCGCACCGCCTCGGCGATCTTCGCCGCGGCAGGGAGGCGCCCGGTCGCGTCGCTGGTCACGACGTCGACCCATCCTTCGATCGTGGCGAGCAGATTCTCCAGGCGGGTCAGGGCGGCATCCTGCGCGGGCGTGCGCTGCGGCAGCAGGGCGCCGGACTCGATGGCGGCCTTCAGCTCTTCGGGGGAGGACGGGTCGAAGCGCGACGCGAGCTCCTCGAGGGCGCCGGTGTCGACGTGGATGCCGCGGGCGAACTCCGTCACCTGTGAGATGACGTGCAGGCGCAGCCAGCGCGCGTGGCGGAACAGGCGCGCATGAGCGAGCTCCCGGGTACCGAGGTACAGCGCGAGCTGGTCGTCGGTCACGTCGAGATCGCGTGAGAAGTCCGCGAAGTTCTGCGGCAGGATCGCCGCGACGCCGTCGGGCATGACCGGGATGCCGACATCGCCGCCGGAGACCACCTCGAGCGACAGCCGCCCGATGACGCCGCCGAGCTGGGCCGCGAACAGCGAGCCGCCGACGCGCCGCATGAAGGTTCCGGCGCCGGCGACGAGCTGGCGCATCTCTTCCGGGGTCTGCTCGTCGAGAGCGGACGTGAGCGCCCCGGCGATGGAGTCGGCGACCGGCTCGGCGAGCTCCTGCCACACCGGCAGCGTCTGCTCCACCCACTGGCCCCGTGTGATCGCCTGCGGCGGGGCGGCGAGATCGGAGATCGTCGTGGCCTCGCTCAGCCACAGCGTCGCGAGCGAGAACGCCTGGTCGAAGTCGTGCTTGGTGCCGGTGGTGATGCTCAGGCCGTCCTTGTTGGCCAGATGGAGCGCCTGCGTCTTCGCGGCGCTCCAGTCGATCCCGTCGGCCGCTCCGCCACCGCTGGTGAAGGCGTGCTGCAGCTGGGCCATGATCTGCTGCAGCATCGCCGGGTCCACGCCCATGCGGGACAGTCCTTCCAGCTGAGCGGGGTCGAAGCCCGCCGCGCCGCCGCCGAGCAGATTGCGCAGCAGCTCCTGGAACTCGTCGTCTCCGGAACGGTCCGGGCTGTCGTCATCAGTCATGTCAGGCGCCTTTCAGCGGGCGGTTCTCGTCCCGTCCTACGCTAGTCGCAGCACTTCCCCGCACGGCCGCCGAGGCCCGCCACGGAGGATGTCGCGTGTACGCCGATCGCGAACGATCGGCCGGAAAGGTCTGACGTGGCATTGTTCGACGAGAACACGACGATCGTGCCCGCGCGTCGCGCGCCCATGAGCCGCACGACGCTCATCGGCGTCTGGTCGCTCGCGGTCGCGCTCGTGGCGCTGCTGGCGCTCACCCTCATCCCTACGTCGTTCGTCATCCAGCGCCCCGGTCCCGTCTTCAACACGCTCGGCACCTCCACCGACGCCGCCGGCGACGAGGTGCCGCTGATCTCGGTGTCCGGCGCGGAGACCTTCCCCACCTCCGGCTCGCTCGACCTGCTGACCGTGCAGGTCGTCGGCAACCGCGACCGGACGCCGTCGTGGTTCGAGCTGGCCCTGGCGTGGTTCGATCCGTCGAAGGCGGTCATCCCGATCGATCAGGTGTTCCCGCAGGGACAGAGCACCGAGGAGCGCAATCAGGAGAGCGCCGTCATGATGGTCGACTCCCAGAAGGAGGCGACCGCTGCGGCGCTGACGGAACTCGGCTACGACGTCAAGCCGATGGTCCGCGTCTACGCCCTGACCGACGACTCGGCGGCGGCAGGCGTGCTCGAACCCGACGACATCATCCGTGCCGCCGACGGACAGCCCATCACCGAGACCGATGAGCTGCGGGCGATCATCAACGACGCCGACGGGGCGCCGGTGCAGCTCACGATCGACCGCGGCGGCCAGACGCTCACCGAGAGCATCACCCCGAAGCAGGCCACCGTCGACGGCGAGACGACGTGGCTCATCGGCATCACGACGCTGCACGACTACGACTTCCCGATCGACGTCACGATCCAGCTCGACAACGTCGGCGGACCCAGCGCGGGCATGATGTTCGCGCTCGGGATCATCGACACCCTCAGCGGCGGGGACCTCAACGGGGGCGAGGAGGTGGCCGGAACGGGCACGATCGACTCCTCCGGAACGGTCGGGCCGATCGGCGGCATCCGGCAGAAGATGTACGGCGCGAAGGATGCCGGCGCCACGTGGTTCCTCGCCCCGAAGGACAACTGCGACGAGGTCGTCGGGCACATCCCCGCGGGGCTGCGCGTGTTCTCGGTCGCCACCCTCGACGACGCGCTCGACGTGCTCGCCGCCATCCGCGGCGACGGCGACCTGGACGCGCTGCCCACCTGCGAATAGCCACAGCATCCGCCCAGAGTCGGCCCGCCTAAGATGGACGGGTGACCACGACCTCAGCGCCGAACCAGGCCACGCCCAATCCCCTCCGTCGCGCGATCGCGATCACGCTCGCCGTCATCGCCGCCATCGTGGTGGGGTTCTTCGTCTTCGCGAGTCTCTACGCCGACTGGCTGTGGTTCGACCAGCTGGGCTTCTCGAGCGTGCTGTGGACGCAGTGGACCGCGCGTGTGGTGATGTTCGTCATCGGGTTCCTCGCGATGGCCGTGCCGGTGTTCGTGGCGATCCAGCTCGCGTACCGGCTGCGCCCGGTCTACGCACGGCTGACGTCGCAGCTCGACCACTACCAGGAGGTCGTGGAGCCCCTCCGGCGCCTGGCCATGTGGGGCATCCCGGTCTTCTTCGGGTTCTTCGCCGGCTTCGCCGCATCGGCGCAGTGGGAGACCGTGTGGCTGTGGGCCAACCGCGTGGACACGGGTGTCCCGGACCCCCAGTTCCAGATGGACACCGGGTTCTACCTGTTCTCGCTGCCGTTCTTCACGACGGTGCTCGGCTTCGCATCGGCGGTGCTGCTCGTCTGCCTCATCGTGACGGCGCTGGTGGCCTACCTCTACGGGTCGGTGCGCGTCGGGCAGCGGGAGCTGCGCATCTCCAAGGCCGCGCGCATCCAGCTCGCGGTGCTTGCGGGGCTCTACCTGCTCGTGCAGGCGGTGAGCCTCTGGGTCGACCGGTACAAGACCCTCACGTCGCAGGGCGATCGGATCACCGGCGCCAGCTACGTCGACGACCACGCCATCATCCCGGGCCTGACGATCCTCGCGATCGCGGCGGTCATCGTCGCGGCGCTCTTCTTCGTCACCGCGATCGTGGGGCGCTGGCGCTTCCCGCTGATCGGCACGGGCCTGCTCATCATCTCCTCGCTGATCGTCACCGTCGCCTACCCGTGGGTGCTCTTCAACGTCTCGGTGCGCCCCAACCAGGAGACGCTCGAGAGCCCGTACTACCAGCGCAACATCGACGCCACGAAGGCCGCGTACGGCATCGACGGGCTGGAGAAGAACGACTTCCAGGCGGTCACCGACGTCGAGCCCGGGCAACTGCGGGCCGATGCCGAGACCACGGCATCCATTCGCATCATGGACCCCGCGATCATCTCGCCGACCGTGCGGCAGCTCGAGCAGTACCGGGCGTACTACAAGTTCACCGACCCGCTCGACGTCGACCGCTACCAGATCGACGGGCAGAGCCAGGACACCGTCGTCTCGGTGCGCGAGCTGAACATGGACGAGCTCGGCCAGGCGGCGTCGTGGTACAACACGACCCTCGTATACACCCACGGCTACGGCATGGTCGCCGCGAAGGGCAACGAGCGCACCGCCGACGGCAACCCCGTCTTCGTCGAGCGGGGCATCCCCACCACCGGCGCCCTGACCACGGGGGAGGAGTACGAGCCGCGGGTCTACTTCGGCGAGTCCTCGCCGACGTACTCGATCGTCGGCGCCCCGGAGGGTCGCGACTCGATCGAGCTGGACTATCCGCGCGGCACCGACGGCGGTGCGCGCACCACGAACACCTTCTCGGGCAACGGCGGGCCGAACATCGGCGATCCGTTCAACCGGCTGATCTACTCGCTGAAGTTCCAGTCCACCGACATCCTCTTCTCCGACGCGATCAACGAGGAGTCGCAGATCCTCTACGACCGCAGCCCCGTCGAGCGCGTGCAGAAGGTCGCGCCGTACCTCGAGCTCGACAACGACCCGTATCCGTCGGTGGTCGACGGCCGGATCGTGTGGATCATCGACGGCTACACCCTGAGCGCCGACTACCCGTACTCGCAGGTCGTGAGCCTGCGCGACGCGATCAGCGACACCACCAACACGACGCCGCGCGTCGCGCTGGACGACGTCAACTACATCCGCAACTCCGTCAAGGCGACCGTGGATGCGTACGACGGCTCGGTGACGCTGTACGCGTGGGACGAGACCGACCCGCTGCTGCAGGCGTGGCAGAAGGTGTACCCGTCGACGCTGAAGCCGGTCTCGGACATGAGCGGCGACCTCATGAGCCACGTCCGCTACCCGACCGACCTGTTCAAGGTGCAGCGCGCCATGCTCGGCACCTACCACGTCGACGACGCGCAGTCGTTCTACCAGCGCGACAACGCCTGGAAGACGCCGGACGACCCGACCCAGACGAACCCCGTGCTGCAGCCGCCGTACTACCTGACGATGCAGATGCCCGATCAGGATGCGCCGAGCTACTCCATGTTCACGACGTTCATTCCCGGCGGCGACGACACGCGCAACGTCCTCATGGGCTACCTGTCGGTGGACTCGGATGCCGGGGCCGAGGACGGCACGAGGAACGAGAACTACGGCAAGCTCCGGATGCTGGAGATCAACGCCGAGACGCCCGTCCCGGGCCCCGGTCAGGTGCAGAACACGTTCAACGCCGACCCGGACGTCTCCGCGTTCATCAACATCCTCAAGCAGGGCCAGTCGGAGGTGCTCAACGGCAACCTGCTGACCCTTCCGGTCGGTGGCGGCCTGCTGTACGTGCAGCCGGTGTTCGTGCAGTCCTCGGGCTCGACGAAGCTGCCGACGCTGCAGAAGGTGCTCGTGGGCTTCGGCGACCAGATCGCGTTCGAGGACACCCTGCAGGGCGCGCTGGACGTGCTCTTCGGCGGCGACTCCGGCGCGAACGCGGGCGACGGTGGCACCGAGGTCACCCCGACGCCGGCACCGACCGAGTCCGGCGAGCCCGGTGACGGCGGTGCCACCGACGGCGGTTCGGGCACCGGCACGGACGTCGCGTTCCAGGCGGCACTGCAGGAGGCGCAGCAGGCGATGCTCGACCGCCAGGCGGCGCTGACGGCGGGCGACTGGACGAAGTACGGCGAGGCCGATGCCCGGCTGACCGCCGCCGTCGAGAAGCTGCTGCAGCTGAGCGGCGACTGACCCGCATCCTCGTCGCGAGCCGGTCCGCTCCTCGAGCGGGCCGGCTTTCGCCGAGCGGGCCCGCTACGGCGGGCGGGAGCGGGCGCACTCGACGACATTGGGCGCACTCGGCTTGACGCCGCTCGGCGGAGTCAGGTGTGGCGGGGTCAGGCGCCCAGGGCGTACCAGATGAGGAGCAGCGTCACGGCGAAGCCGGTGAACTGGTTGAGCCAGAGAAAGCGATCCCAGCCGCGGGTGGCGGTCGCGGCATCCGCGTCGGCGACGCTGCGATACGGCCAGACCGTCGCCAGGTACGGCACCGCCAGCAGCGCCGCCAGGGGGCCCGGCCAGCTCGCAGCCAGCATGACGAGGCCCGCGAGCGCGTAGCAGCCCAACGCAAGACGGACGGTGCGCTGCGCGCCGAACGCGGTCGCGATGGAGCCGATGCCCGCCTCGCGGTCGGCGACGACGTCCTGCACGGCGCCGAACGCGTGTGAGGCGACACCCCACAGGGCGAATGCCACGATGATCGCCGCGAGCGGCCAGGTCCAGGTCGCGCCGGCGAGGACTAGCCCGTAGACCGCGGGGGAGAAGAAGTGGATGCTGCTGGTGACCGAGTCCGCCACCGGACGCTCCTTCAGGCGCAGCGGAGGCGCGGAGTAGAACACGACGAAGAACAGGCTCGCGGCGAGCACGAGCCAGGATGCGGGCGACCCGACCGCGACGAGGAACGCGACGAACGGGGCGCACGACAGTCCCGCCGCCCAGAGGGTGATCCGGTGGAAGCGCCGGTCCAGAACCGCGCCGTGCGCACCGCCCTTGCGCGGATTGCGGAGGTCCGACTCGTAATCGAAGACGTCATTGATCCCGTACATCGCGAGGTTGTACGGGATGAGGAAGAACAGGGTGCCGACGATGAGCACGGCATCGATCTCGCGCGTCGTCAG from Microbacterium aurum carries:
- a CDS encoding ATP-dependent DNA helicase — encoded protein: MNAPASALVETVTVSPAALSAALGQFPPTSEQAAVIAAPLAPALVVAGAGSGKTETMAGRVVWLVATGAVRRDEILGLTFTRKAAGELAERIHRRLHRLAEFERRGLVPHLDALHAAGRLDMLVDMEGAGAPESARRAVLDELVALTGATSADAAPDADALLHRPTIATYNSFADAIVREHAVRVGRDPEAAVLSESAAWLLMRRVVLESDDARLEQREEALRTIIDGALRIARDAVDNRVDLDELAAFPDAFAEVLERPSAKAGVGVYADIARAAARVGGLAVLTDLAREYADRKRRRGVIDFSDQVAGACGVLAGQPAVAAELRERHRVVLLDEYQDTSVVQTDLLAAAFRDAAVMAVGDPHQSIYGWRGASAGNLGGFAAAFSSSGEAVSFSLMTSWRNSARVLDAAGAVLAPLAASAPVAVEPLRARPGAPAGEVEIGFESDIDAEADRVAEWFAATRAARAQAGRKTTGAVLFRSKKHMVRFADALGRRRIPHRILGLGGLLSTPEVVDVVSALRVISDPRAGSALIRLLAGPRWAIGLADLRALAELARRISRHDSALQPLAPEVVERMRTSAGDEQGSLIDALDFFTRHPLDHGWLTGFTPAARERLRDAAAVFAGLRRQATLPIPELVRTIELELRLDIELAANEARGPARTAGDQLRAFVDELHGFLATDEHGSLPSLLAWLDHAERLDEFAPRTEPPEDDVVQLLTIHGSKGLEWDAVAVVRFVADELPTRAKDTQGWLGFGVLPYEFRGDAPWLPALRWRAADAPTQQDLKDALAEFVAAGRARQIEEERRLAYVAVTRARDHLLLTGSSWSGTKSSRAPSPFLREIADALEITLAEPDDTGENPYEGQRRLLQWPLDPLGSRRAIVEQAAKRAREAAADPPEPTPELALLLAERAARENPPAPDAPVRIPASRFKDYLGAAPALQRPLPERPYRQTRLGTLFHAWVEQRAGVVAAGATLDDALWDDAAAEDAGSGAAPEASELAQLQERFLASEWAHLQPIEVETEIDVAMPDALGDGRPHVIICKLDAVYRRGDRIEIVDWKTGRAPRTAAERDERMLQLQLYRQAYHAKHGVPVDQIDVVLFYVADGLILRG
- a CDS encoding phosphotransferase; translation: MARSPLTLAASVTSALPRVAVVGVGPLTEGASGRYDSAIADLDDGRRVVVRVPVDDRADADLRGEARALASLTAGVRGVLPFGAPDVLGQTTVDGRHTLVQTLLPGYRVDAAHVPSGRGVATALGAAIAAVHDLPVTVIRDAGLPMQTAAQVRDEAERLLDRAEATGLLPFGLLRRWSTALGSDPLWRFETTVVLGGVDPASFVFEDDADGVPVVTGLLSWGGLGVGDPAVDLRWTASAPAAQADVLDEYGHRSHRAPDALVAERARLHAELEFAKWLVHGHATGDETVVTDAVALLESLDESVRDEPVRARDEVTADDAIAATERVPAGSGDAIDTSMQTDSFDADTLAAFLAEEAGEEQSGQIETVPIELSDFSPAHPTTPAPREGTPVASAPTGADERDAASADVSAYSADEIDRDTAAQNALRRWTGTA
- the nudC gene encoding NAD(+) diphosphatase codes for the protein MTPSPDPDAAASAPPLARAGIDRAAEERAEAGLIDRLRGNADTRVVAVHGDRAPLTADGSLRTVAVEAIRDGVKWGFLGRDETGRALLVAAAGAQAPSPLRADPGEGAPGAAPDGWGALRAVGGEMPAVDAGVFVEAVALGGWLVAAPFCSACGGRTEVRSAGWSRHCPSCGREHFPRTDPAVIVAVTTPDRERLLLGKNALWADRNMYSTFAGFVEAGESLEATIVREVAEEAGVTVSAAAYRGSQAWPYPRSLMLGFHATAADPEAARADGEEIVDVRWFTRAELTAAFAGEADFALPGTASIAHRLIADWVAMPE